The following proteins are co-located in the Rattus norvegicus strain BN/NHsdMcwi chromosome X, GRCr8, whole genome shotgun sequence genome:
- the Eef1a1l1 gene encoding elongation factor 1-alpha 1-like: MGKEKTHINIVVIGHVDSGKSTTTGHLIYKCGGIDKRTIEKFEKEAAEMGKGSLKYAWVLDKLKAERERGITIDISLWKFETSKYYVTIIDAPGHRDFIKNMITGTSQADCAVLIVAAGVGEFEAGISKNGQTREHALLAYTLGVKQLIVGVNKMDSTEPPYSQKRYEEIVKEVSTYIKKIGYNPDTVAFVPISGWNGDNMLEPSANMPWFKGWKVTRKDGSASGTTLLEALDCILPPTRPTDKPLRLPLQDVYKIGGIGTVPVGRVETGVLKPGMVVTFAPVNVTTEVKSVEMHHEALSEALPGDNVGFNVKNVSVKDVRRGNVAGDSKNDPPMEVAGFTAQVIILNHPGQISAGYAPVLDCHTAHIACKFAELKEKIDRRSGKKLEDGPKFLKSGDAAIVDMVPGKPMCVESFSDYPPLGRFAVRDMRQTVAVGVIKAVDKKAAGAGKVTKSAQKAQKAK; this comes from the coding sequence atgggaaaggaaaagacTCACATCAACATCGTCGTAATTGGACACGTAGATTCCGGCAAGTCCACCACAACCGGCCACCTGATCTACAAATGTGGTGGAATCGACAAAAGAACCATTGAAAAGTTTGAGAAGGAGGCTGCGGAGATGGGAAAAGGCTCCTTAAAGTATGCCTGGGTCCTGGACAAACTGAAAGCTGAGCGTGAGCGTGGTATCACTATTGACATCTCCCTGTGGAAATTTGAGACCAGCAAGTACTATGTGACTATCATTGATGCCCCAGGACACAGGGACTTCATCAAGAACATGATTACAGGCACATCTCAGGCTGACTGCGCTGTCCTGATTGTTGCTGCTGGTGTTGGTGAATTTGAAGCTGGTATCTCCAAGAACGGGCAGACCCGTGAGCATGCTCTTCTGGCTTACACTTTGGGTGTGAAACAGCTAATTGTTGGTGTCAACAAAATGGATTCCACCGAGCCACCATACAGTCAGAAGAGATACGAGGAAATCGTTAAGGAAGTCAGCACCTACATTAAGAAAATTGGCTACAACCCTGACACAGTAGCATTTGTGCCAATTTCTGGTTGGAATGGTGACAACATGCTGGAGCCAAGTGCTAATATGCCGTGGTTCAAGGGATGGAAAGTCACCCGCAAAGATGGCAGTGCCAGTGGCACCACGCTGCTGGAAGCTTTGGACTGCATTCTGCCGCCAACTCGTCCAACTGACAAGCCTCTGCGACTGCCCCTCCAGGATGTCTATAAAATTGGCGGCATTGGCACTGTCCCCGTGGGCCGAGTGGAAACTGGTGTTCTCAAACCTGGTATGGTGGTTACCTTTGCTCCAGTCAATGTAACAACTGAAGTCAAGTCTGTGGAAATGCACCATGAAGCTTTGAGTGAAGCTCTGCCTGGGGACAATGTAGGCTTCAACGTAAAGAACGTGTCTGTCAAAGACGTTAGACGTGGCAATGTTGCTGGGGACAGCAAAAATGACCCACCAATGGAAGTAGCTGGCTTCACTGCTCAGGTGATTATCCTGAACCATCCAGGCCAGATCAGTGCTGGCTATGCCCCTGTTCTGGACTGCCACACGGCCCACATAGCATGCAAGTTTGCCGAGCTTAAAGAGAAGATCGATCGTCGTTCTGGTAAGAAGCTGGAAGATGGCCCCAAATTCTTGAAGTCTGGTGATGCTGCCATTGTTGACATGGTCCCTGGCAAGCCCATGTGTGTTGAAAGCTTCTCTGACTACCCTCCACTTGGTCGTTTTGCTGTTCGTGACATGAGGCAGACAGTTGCTGTGGGTGTCATCAAAGCCGTGGACAAGAAGGCTGCAGGAGCTGGCAAAGTCACCAAGTCTGCCCAGAAAGCTCAGAAGGCTAAATGA